A genome region from Arachis duranensis cultivar V14167 chromosome 8, aradu.V14167.gnm2.J7QH, whole genome shotgun sequence includes the following:
- the LOC127741143 gene encoding aspartic proteinase 36-like, whose product MAAGFVAWVVVFLLGAATAAVGGSPATLSLERAFPTNHGVELSQLRARDMLRHRRMLQSTNNGVIDFQVQGTFDPFQVGLYYTKVQLGSPPVDFYVQIDTGSDVLWVSCTSCNGCPQTSGLQIPLNFFDASRSSTSSMISCSDQRCNTGVQSSDATCSSQGNQCSYSFQYGDGSGTSGYYVSDLMHFNTIFEGSVSSNSTASVVFGCSTEQSGDLTKSDRAVAGIFGFGQQGLSVISQLSSQGVAPNVFSHCLKGDSSGGGILVLGEIVEPNIVYTSLVASQPHYNLNLQSISVNGQKLQIDSSVFATSSNKGTIVDSGTTLAYLAEEAYDPFVNAITSSIPQSVSSVNSKGNQCYLVTGSVSDIFPQVSLNFAGGASMDLKPQDYLIQQSSSGGAAVWCIGFQKISGQDVTILGDLVLKDKIVVYDLAGQRLGWAPYNCGSSVNVSANTGTGRSEYVNAGELSGSTSSHEGLNKLINIGFLALTLICYIVIL is encoded by the exons ATGGCGGCTGGTTTTGTGGCGTGGGTGGTGGTGTTCTTGTTAGGGGCGGCGACGGCGGCGGTTGGTGGATCTCCGGCGACGCTGAGCTTGGAGAGGGCGTTTCCGACGAATCATGGAGTGGAGCTGAGTCAGCTGAGAGCACGTGACATGCTGAGGCACAGAAGAATGCTTCAGTCCACTAATAATGGGGTCATTGATTTCCAAGTTCAAGGCACCTTCGATCCCTTCCAAGTCGG GTTGTACTATACAAAAGTGCAGTTGGGTTCTCCTCCAGTTGATTTCTATGTGCAGATTGACACTGGCAGTGATGTTCTCTGGGTTAGCTGCACCTCTTGCAATGGTTGTCCCCAAACAAGTGGCCTTCAG ATTCCACTCAATTTCTTCGATGCATCGCGTTCATCGACGTCTTCGATGATCTCTTGCTCGGATCAGAGGTGCAACACTGGAGTTCAATCATCAGATGCAACCTGTTCCAGTCAGGGTAACCAGTGCTCCTATAGTTTCCAGTATGGAGATGGTAGTGGTACATCGGGCTACTATGTTTCGGATTTGATGCATTTCAACACTATTTTTGAGGGATCTGTATCTTCAAATTCCACGGCATCTGTTGTTTTTGG ATGTAGCACAGAGCAGAGCGGGGACTTGACAAAGTCTGATAGAGCTGTCGCTGGCATATTTGGATTCGGACAACAAGGTTTGTCTGTTATCTCCCAACTTTCCTCGCAAGGAGTAGCTCCAAATGTGTTCTCTCACTGTCTGAAAGGAGATAGCAGTGGTGGCGGCATATTGGTTCTTGGTGAGATTGTGGAGCCAAACATTGTTTATACTTCACTTGTAGCATCACA GCCACATTACAATTTGAATCTGCAGAGTATCTCTGTCAACGGCCAGAAGTTACAAATTGATTCATCAGTTTTTGCAACATCAAGCAACAAAGGTACCATTGTTGATTCTGGAACAACTTTGGCATATCTTGCTGAGGAAGCTTATGATCCCTTTGTCAATGCG ATTACGTCTTCAATTCCACAATCCGTAAGCAGTGTTAATTCCAAGGGAAACCAGTGTTACTTAGTCACTGGCAG TGTGTCTGATATTTTTCCTCAAGTGAGTCTGAACTTTGCGGGAGGTGCATCCATGGATTTAAAACCACAAGACTATCTTATACAGCAGAGTTCTAGT GGTGGTGCAGCAGTATGGTGTATTGGCTTTCAGAAAATCTCTGGTCAAGATGTTACAATTCTAGGAG ACCTTGTATTGAAAGACAAAATCGTTGTTTATGATCTTGCTGGTCAACGCCTTGGATGGGCTCCCTATAact gTGGTTCGTCAGTTAATGTGTCTGCAAATACTGGCACTGGAAGAAGTGAATATGTGAATGCTGGAGAACTAAGTGGCAGCACTTCTTCACATGAAGGACTTAACAAGCTGATAAACATAGGGTTCTTAGCTTTAACACTGATTTGCTACATAGTGATCTTATAG